In Thalassoglobus sp. JC818, a single genomic region encodes these proteins:
- a CDS encoding FkbM family methyltransferase codes for MNYEARIDASFKQLNEVRIELEDELQSATGPERGHLQQLLWNCKRQAFNPLYLSQAGQDSFIDQSLMKQKEGGVFVDVGGYDGYTGSNSFFFETFRNWSGILIEPVCSYFHIAQRIRKCECLNVCVSDNEGEELFIHVVDGYTQMSGLADTYSQSVLKLVRDHPEHKEKVIQVPTRSLESILRERDLFHIDCLFVDVEGAEGSLLTQFPFDDFQIDVCCIENNLGDAEIPKLMAQSGYECVEFLGADEVYVATGRVTEIL; via the coding sequence ATGAATTATGAAGCACGTATCGATGCCAGCTTCAAGCAGCTCAACGAGGTGCGGATAGAACTGGAAGATGAACTTCAATCGGCCACAGGTCCGGAACGTGGACATCTGCAGCAATTGCTCTGGAACTGCAAGCGCCAAGCATTCAATCCTCTATACTTGAGCCAAGCGGGCCAGGATTCTTTCATCGACCAGTCTCTTATGAAGCAAAAGGAAGGTGGTGTCTTCGTTGATGTGGGTGGGTATGACGGGTATACCGGATCGAATTCATTCTTCTTCGAAACATTCCGAAACTGGTCCGGCATTCTCATTGAACCTGTGTGCTCTTACTTTCACATCGCTCAGAGGATTCGAAAGTGCGAGTGCCTCAACGTTTGTGTATCGGATAATGAAGGAGAGGAGTTATTCATCCATGTTGTGGACGGATACACTCAGATGAGCGGTCTGGCGGATACCTACAGTCAGAGCGTACTCAAGTTGGTTCGCGATCACCCAGAGCACAAAGAAAAAGTGATTCAGGTCCCGACAAGATCGTTGGAGTCGATCCTGCGTGAACGCGATCTCTTCCACATTGACTGTTTGTTTGTGGATGTTGAAGGAGCAGAAGGAAGTCTCCTGACTCAGTTTCCCTTTGATGACTTTCAAATCGATGTTTGTTGCATTGAAAACAACTTAGGGGATGCGGAGATCCCGAAGTTGATGGCTCAGTCCGGATACGAGTGTGTAGAATTCCTCGGTGCCGATGAAGTCTACGTGGCGACAGGCAGGGTGACTGAGATTCTTTAA
- a CDS encoding DUF6165 family protein encodes MTRLTIEISPGELLDRISILELKHHHTCDDVARTLLSEQIEQLVKLRDSLPTSNAFAELAQKLSSVNGRLWNVEDSLRNLEQAKLFESEFIELARSVYRLNDERSQLKRDVDELLGWKRTEIKVYSKDP; translated from the coding sequence ATGACAAGACTAACGATCGAAATCAGCCCGGGCGAGCTACTCGACCGGATCTCGATACTGGAGCTCAAACATCATCATACTTGTGATGATGTCGCACGAACTCTTCTCTCTGAGCAGATCGAGCAACTTGTCAAACTTCGAGATTCGTTGCCAACTTCGAATGCGTTCGCCGAGCTGGCTCAAAAACTATCTTCCGTAAATGGCAGACTCTGGAATGTGGAAGACTCGTTGCGAAACTTGGAACAGGCGAAGCTGTTCGAATCGGAATTCATTGAACTCGCAAGAAGTGTATATCGGCTGAACGACGAGCGGTCGCAACTTAAACGAGATGTGGACGAATTGCTTGGTTGGAAGAGAACCGAGATCAAAGTGTATTCCAAGGATCCATGA
- a CDS encoding FkbM family methyltransferase has product MRDDIKSDPSTPKAMDDRSLAYPHGVLLKRCEEAWMHYRPNDLVIGRALDCHGHYSPGEIRLFRSIVDRGDTVVEAGAGIGSLTIPLANSVGQSGTAYAFEPNSDSFDLLCRNLEANEVHNVIADHRALGATCEIRIIEVKDVSRPNNFGDTSLRLNGSGQTVALMTIDSLHLNRCDFVKADVQGMERDILLGAAETLSRFRPILYLENDQRELSRPLLATLEALGYDSYGTYREFANSFQPT; this is encoded by the coding sequence GTGAGGGACGATATAAAAAGCGATCCGTCAACACCCAAAGCCATGGACGATCGAAGCCTCGCGTATCCTCATGGAGTGCTTTTAAAACGATGTGAAGAGGCGTGGATGCACTACCGTCCAAATGATCTCGTCATCGGACGTGCTTTGGATTGCCATGGTCACTACTCGCCGGGAGAGATTCGACTGTTTCGCTCGATTGTCGACCGCGGAGATACGGTGGTTGAAGCTGGCGCAGGGATCGGTTCGCTGACGATTCCATTGGCGAATTCGGTTGGTCAATCCGGGACAGCTTACGCATTCGAGCCAAACTCTGATTCTTTTGACCTGTTGTGCAGAAACCTCGAGGCGAATGAAGTCCACAATGTCATCGCGGATCATCGCGCGCTTGGAGCGACCTGTGAGATTCGAATCATTGAAGTGAAAGATGTTTCTCGACCAAACAACTTTGGAGACACTTCCCTGAGACTCAATGGATCAGGCCAGACTGTCGCTTTGATGACAATTGACTCGCTTCACCTGAACCGTTGTGATTTTGTGAAGGCGGATGTCCAAGGCATGGAGCGAGATATCCTCCTCGGGGCTGCCGAGACACTTTCGCGTTTCCGCCCTATTCTGTACCTGGAAAACGATCAACGTGAGTTGTCGAGGCCGTTGCTCGCCACGCTTGAGGCACTCGGATACGACTCATATGGCACTTACCGAGAGTTTGCGAACTCGTTTCAGCCGACGTGA
- a CDS encoding sulfotransferase yields MDRVDTIEQVRCEIDAGNLDEAETLCLKDLVEQGQTADVLYLLAQISSLQGKTRDAVSCMESVVRDQPRNGIYRAHLAEALRLAGDLQRAIEVARCAVEIAPEEPDAHNCLGLALFAAEKTDEAIDAFTEATRLSPETSGYWNNLGTALRKVRSFTEAIDALKTASRLEPENADVLSNLVNVLLDDGRHSEAVEIFNDLLQIECMSEHLCALGQVYDELGQSDEAEECFRAAQVIDPAAVSSAVNLAFYHKTGATDQDLASLWNQLDDPGLTESQKATLRFALAHLYDDRGKYEEAANQLRHANAVQKQWNDSQDRGYQPGLHQESINRIIETFSSTFFESRISWGSESAKPVFVVGLPRSGTTLTRQILAAHPLVHAVGELKLASDSFKNLPVRLQSSLAPAECVHLITETDVSEIAEDYLAELRRRNVDAHRLVDKMTDNYILIGWLALLFPNSRFIRCVRDPRDIAVSCLITAFANVTWKNDDDHLVDRFEQYRRLVNHWNDVLPGRILDVVYEETVAAPEQQARRLIDWIGLPWDDACLDHTQAGGVIITASLFQARQPMYQSSVERWKNYQPYLGELFDRIRRIETVYN; encoded by the coding sequence ATGGATCGAGTTGACACCATCGAGCAGGTGCGTTGCGAGATTGACGCTGGAAATCTGGACGAGGCGGAGACGCTGTGTCTGAAGGATCTTGTGGAGCAGGGACAGACGGCGGACGTCTTGTATCTCTTGGCTCAGATTTCATCGCTTCAGGGAAAGACTCGCGATGCTGTTAGCTGTATGGAATCAGTTGTTCGCGATCAACCTAGGAATGGAATTTATCGGGCACATCTCGCTGAAGCATTGCGGCTGGCGGGTGACTTGCAACGGGCCATTGAAGTCGCTCGTTGTGCTGTTGAAATTGCTCCTGAGGAGCCGGATGCTCACAACTGTCTCGGCCTTGCTCTCTTCGCCGCAGAGAAAACAGACGAGGCGATCGATGCCTTTACTGAAGCAACTCGCCTGTCTCCAGAGACGTCCGGATACTGGAACAATCTTGGGACAGCTCTTCGCAAAGTTCGATCTTTCACAGAGGCAATTGACGCTTTGAAGACCGCAAGTCGGCTCGAGCCTGAGAATGCCGATGTGCTCTCGAATCTGGTGAATGTGTTGCTTGACGATGGGCGTCATTCCGAAGCTGTTGAGATCTTCAACGACTTGTTACAGATTGAGTGTATGAGCGAACATCTCTGCGCTCTTGGCCAGGTCTACGACGAATTGGGCCAATCAGACGAAGCAGAAGAGTGTTTTCGAGCTGCGCAAGTCATTGATCCCGCAGCCGTCTCGTCGGCAGTTAACCTCGCGTTCTATCACAAGACTGGCGCTACAGATCAGGATCTCGCATCCTTATGGAATCAGCTTGACGATCCTGGCTTGACCGAAAGCCAGAAAGCGACTTTGCGATTCGCACTTGCCCATCTCTACGATGACCGCGGGAAGTACGAAGAAGCTGCGAATCAATTGCGGCATGCCAACGCGGTTCAAAAGCAGTGGAACGATTCACAAGATCGCGGCTACCAGCCAGGATTACATCAGGAATCGATTAATCGAATTATTGAAACCTTCAGTTCAACCTTCTTCGAGTCACGGATAAGTTGGGGCAGCGAGTCGGCGAAACCTGTCTTCGTTGTAGGCTTGCCTCGTTCAGGGACAACATTAACAAGGCAAATCCTTGCAGCACATCCACTTGTGCATGCGGTGGGTGAACTTAAACTCGCTTCGGACAGTTTTAAAAATCTGCCAGTGCGTTTACAGAGTTCTCTGGCTCCCGCAGAATGCGTCCATTTGATCACAGAAACTGACGTTTCCGAAATTGCTGAAGATTATCTTGCTGAGTTAAGGCGTCGAAACGTTGATGCTCATCGCTTGGTCGACAAAATGACCGATAACTACATCTTGATCGGATGGTTGGCACTGCTGTTCCCCAATTCCCGATTCATTCGTTGTGTGCGCGATCCTCGCGATATCGCCGTGTCATGCTTAATCACAGCGTTTGCGAATGTGACATGGAAAAATGACGACGACCATCTGGTCGATCGGTTTGAACAGTATCGTCGACTGGTCAACCACTGGAACGACGTCCTTCCAGGTAGAATTCTTGACGTTGTCTACGAAGAGACTGTTGCTGCTCCAGAACAACAGGCACGCCGTTTGATCGATTGGATCGGTCTTCCCTGGGACGACGCCTGTCTGGACCATACTCAAGCAGGTGGCGTGATCATCACAGCAAGTCTCTTTCAGGCCCGCCAACCGATGTATCAAAGCAGTGTCGAGAGGTGGAAGAACTACCAGCCCTATCTGGGAGAACTGTTCGACCGTATTCGACGCATCGAAACTGTTTACAACTGA
- the acnA gene encoding aconitate hydratase AcnA, with protein MSSGNPFNAEATLSTKSGDYKYFQLQTLAEQGLANLDRLPYSIRVLLEAALRNCDGFIVTEDDVKNIAAWSPQNPNPLEIPFNPGRVVLQDFTGVPAVVDLAALREAMVRMGGDPKKINPLVQCDLVIDHSVQVDKFATQLALQFNVDKEFERNFERYQFLKWGQQAFQNFRVIPPATGIVHQVNLEYLAGVALENNGVVYPDSLVGTDSHTTMINGLGVVGWGVGGIEAEAVMLGQPIYMLLPEVVGFELSGELPEGATATDLVLTVTQMLRAHGVVGKFVEFFGPGLTSMSLPDRATIANMAPEYGATMGFFPVDDETLRYMQRTGRSDDQVELVEKYYKAQGMFRTDASPNPEFTTTLSLDMGTIEPSLAGPKRPQDRILLSGMQSQWEQDLSATFGKLTPAANSTPETMVAEGGAAVAVAEDPGFNGVPVEYEGNSFELKHGAVVIAAITSCTNTSNPSVMIGAGLLARNAVRKGLKSQPWVKTSLAPGSRVVTDYLDQAKLDEPLNQLGFNLVGYGCTTCIGNSGPLPDPIAEAITKGDLVACSVLSGNRNFEGRVNPHVKANYLASPPLVVAYAIAGTTDIDLLTDPIGQDQDGNDVYLKDIWPSQKEIADTIAASISPETFQREYSQASDGPKEWQSIEGAVGDLYEWDPKSTYVQEPPFFVDMPEQAPPITSIESARCLVSVGDSTTTDHISPAGAIKADSPAGRFLQENGIAPTDFNSYGSRRGNDRVMTRGTFANIRLRNQLAPGTEGGVTTYLPTGEQMSIFEASMKYQDSGTPLIALAGKEYGTGSSRDWAAKGTQQLGIRAVIAESFERIHRSNLIGMGVLPLQFREGESREAFDLDGTETFDIALDDSLKPQQAIEVTARKANGDEVHFITTCRIDTPVEVEYYRNGGILHKVLRDLAKS; from the coding sequence ATGAGTTCAGGGAATCCATTCAACGCCGAAGCAACCCTGTCCACGAAGTCTGGCGATTACAAGTATTTCCAGCTTCAGACTCTCGCCGAACAGGGGCTGGCGAATCTCGATCGTCTTCCGTATTCCATTCGAGTCTTGCTCGAAGCAGCACTTCGAAACTGCGATGGCTTCATCGTGACAGAAGACGATGTCAAAAACATCGCCGCCTGGAGCCCGCAAAACCCGAACCCTCTCGAAATCCCATTCAACCCGGGCCGAGTCGTCTTGCAAGACTTCACCGGCGTGCCGGCGGTTGTCGACCTCGCTGCTCTGCGTGAAGCAATGGTTCGCATGGGCGGCGATCCCAAGAAAATCAATCCGCTCGTGCAGTGCGATCTCGTGATCGATCACAGTGTTCAGGTTGATAAATTTGCGACTCAACTGGCGTTGCAGTTTAACGTCGACAAAGAGTTCGAACGTAACTTCGAGCGCTACCAGTTCCTGAAATGGGGACAGCAGGCGTTTCAGAACTTCCGAGTGATTCCCCCAGCGACAGGGATCGTTCATCAGGTGAACCTCGAATACCTCGCCGGCGTTGCACTCGAGAACAACGGTGTCGTCTATCCGGATTCGCTTGTCGGAACGGACTCGCACACCACAATGATCAATGGCTTGGGAGTCGTTGGATGGGGAGTCGGCGGAATCGAAGCAGAAGCTGTGATGCTCGGACAGCCCATTTACATGCTGCTGCCTGAAGTTGTCGGCTTCGAACTTTCAGGTGAACTTCCTGAAGGAGCGACAGCAACAGACCTCGTGTTGACAGTCACACAAATGCTGCGTGCTCACGGTGTGGTTGGAAAATTTGTGGAGTTCTTCGGGCCGGGACTGACGAGCATGTCGCTTCCGGATCGTGCCACGATCGCCAACATGGCTCCGGAATACGGAGCGACCATGGGATTCTTCCCGGTCGACGACGAAACTCTCCGCTACATGCAACGCACCGGTCGATCGGACGATCAGGTCGAACTCGTCGAGAAGTACTACAAAGCTCAGGGAATGTTCCGTACGGATGCTTCCCCGAATCCAGAATTCACGACGACCCTCAGTCTCGACATGGGAACGATTGAACCGTCTCTCGCCGGGCCGAAGCGTCCTCAAGACCGCATCCTGCTGTCCGGAATGCAGAGTCAATGGGAGCAGGATCTCAGTGCCACATTCGGCAAGCTGACACCTGCTGCCAATTCAACCCCAGAGACCATGGTCGCAGAAGGTGGAGCAGCAGTCGCTGTGGCGGAAGATCCCGGTTTCAATGGTGTTCCCGTTGAGTACGAAGGAAACAGCTTCGAACTGAAGCACGGGGCTGTTGTCATTGCCGCGATCACAAGCTGTACAAACACCAGCAATCCATCCGTCATGATCGGAGCTGGATTGCTCGCTCGAAATGCGGTGAGAAAAGGACTGAAGAGTCAACCTTGGGTGAAGACCAGCCTCGCCCCTGGAAGCCGGGTTGTGACCGACTATCTCGATCAGGCGAAGCTCGACGAACCACTCAATCAGCTTGGATTCAACCTCGTCGGTTACGGATGCACCACCTGCATCGGAAACAGTGGACCGCTGCCAGATCCGATCGCGGAAGCAATCACAAAAGGCGATCTGGTGGCCTGCTCGGTGTTGTCCGGCAATCGAAACTTCGAAGGTCGCGTCAATCCGCACGTGAAAGCGAACTATCTCGCCAGTCCGCCGCTCGTCGTCGCATATGCAATCGCAGGTACAACCGATATCGATCTGCTCACCGATCCGATTGGTCAGGATCAGGACGGCAATGACGTCTACCTCAAAGACATCTGGCCATCACAGAAGGAAATTGCGGACACCATCGCCGCTTCCATCTCTCCTGAGACTTTCCAGCGCGAATACTCACAGGCGAGTGACGGTCCAAAAGAGTGGCAATCGATCGAAGGTGCTGTTGGCGATCTTTATGAATGGGATCCGAAGAGCACTTACGTTCAGGAGCCTCCATTCTTCGTCGATATGCCGGAACAGGCTCCTCCGATCACATCGATCGAATCGGCACGTTGCCTCGTTTCAGTTGGGGATTCAACGACCACCGACCACATCAGCCCGGCCGGAGCCATCAAAGCTGATTCGCCAGCCGGTCGATTCCTTCAGGAGAATGGAATCGCTCCGACCGACTTCAACAGCTACGGAAGTCGTCGCGGAAATGACCGCGTGATGACGCGCGGAACCTTCGCCAATATTCGCCTGCGAAATCAACTTGCCCCAGGCACCGAAGGCGGCGTGACAACCTACCTGCCGACCGGCGAGCAGATGTCGATCTTTGAAGCCTCGATGAAGTATCAGGATTCCGGAACTCCGTTGATCGCTCTAGCAGGTAAAGAATACGGAACCGGTTCATCCCGCGACTGGGCGGCCAAAGGAACCCAGCAACTCGGAATTCGTGCAGTCATCGCGGAGAGCTTCGAAAGAATTCACCGCTCGAACCTGATCGGAATGGGCGTTCTGCCGCTCCAGTTCCGAGAAGGCGAAAGCCGCGAAGCCTTCGATCTCGACGGGACCGAAACCTTCGACATCGCTCTCGACGATTCCCTGAAACCGCAGCAAGCGATCGAAGTCACTGCCCGAAAAGCCAACGGAGACGAAGTGCACTTCATCACCACGTGCCGCATCGACACTCCAGTCGAAGTCGAGTACTACCGCAACGGCGGGATTCTGCACAAAGTCCTCCGGGACCTTGCCAAGTCATAA
- a CDS encoding transcription antitermination factor NusB, with the protein MNRPPRRRSSQSGNRPPNKRKTIPPNARWFAFRALQAFHERQVFVNRVLNDQFKEGRIDSRDRKMATELTCEAVRRLQTIDTILSSFVSRRREDVEDDLWILLQLGCLQLVYLPHYPSHAAVHETVELCRRIDRPRAAGFLNGVLRSIERSIVSRNSVDEIDLAQLSASELPILRHKADQANYEVVKFDGNLFWSPSVDSLSYISDVGSLPQWLIQRFPAESDGQRLQLALWLTTPGRMWMRVNPLQTDREKTLEVLEAAEVKARPGRLAESIQIDGHVAIIDLPGYDDGWFSVQDISAMSVTDLLDPQPGETILDLCAAPGGKSTHMAERIGDRGRIIACDTGANRLRMINENARRLQLTCIETHLIKEEETSLPVTDVDAAVVDVPCSNTGVLGKRPEARWRLLPGDFQSLVPLQRRLLMQAIDQTKSGGRIVYSTCSIDPEENEQVVQAVIDQRSDVKLIREQKHVPGQPSDGGYQALLIRD; encoded by the coding sequence ATGAACCGTCCACCACGCCGCCGATCGTCTCAGTCCGGAAACCGTCCGCCGAACAAGAGAAAAACCATTCCTCCAAATGCACGATGGTTTGCGTTTCGTGCTCTTCAGGCATTCCACGAACGTCAAGTTTTCGTCAATCGCGTTCTCAACGATCAGTTCAAGGAAGGCAGAATCGATTCACGTGATCGAAAAATGGCGACTGAGCTGACATGTGAAGCAGTCCGGCGATTACAGACGATCGATACCATTCTCTCTTCATTCGTGAGTCGCCGACGCGAAGACGTCGAAGACGACTTGTGGATTCTCTTGCAGCTCGGCTGTTTGCAGCTTGTCTATCTGCCGCATTACCCATCCCATGCAGCAGTTCACGAAACCGTAGAGCTGTGTCGGCGCATCGATCGTCCGCGGGCTGCCGGGTTTTTGAATGGTGTTTTGCGGTCCATCGAACGCAGCATCGTCAGTCGAAATTCGGTTGACGAAATCGATCTCGCGCAGCTCAGCGCGTCCGAACTTCCGATCTTGCGACACAAGGCAGATCAAGCAAACTACGAGGTGGTCAAGTTCGACGGCAATCTCTTCTGGTCTCCGTCTGTTGATTCACTTTCCTACATCAGTGATGTTGGCAGCTTACCCCAATGGCTGATTCAACGATTCCCTGCCGAGTCCGATGGTCAACGTCTGCAACTGGCTTTGTGGTTGACCACACCCGGGAGGATGTGGATGAGAGTCAATCCCCTGCAAACAGATCGCGAGAAAACGCTCGAGGTTTTGGAAGCAGCAGAGGTAAAAGCCCGACCGGGACGACTTGCGGAATCGATTCAAATCGACGGGCATGTTGCGATTATCGATCTACCGGGATACGACGACGGCTGGTTCAGCGTCCAGGACATCTCAGCCATGTCAGTCACCGATCTCCTGGACCCGCAACCGGGGGAAACGATTCTCGATTTGTGTGCTGCCCCCGGCGGAAAATCGACGCACATGGCAGAGAGAATTGGAGATCGCGGTCGGATCATCGCTTGCGATACCGGAGCGAACCGGTTGCGAATGATCAACGAAAATGCCCGTCGGCTCCAACTCACGTGCATCGAAACTCATCTGATCAAAGAAGAGGAAACGTCACTTCCAGTGACAGATGTGGATGCTGCTGTTGTCGACGTTCCCTGTTCGAATACTGGAGTGCTGGGAAAGCGACCCGAAGCACGCTGGCGACTGCTTCCCGGAGACTTTCAATCGCTTGTTCCGCTTCAGCGAAGACTTCTGATGCAGGCGATCGATCAAACGAAATCGGGCGGACGAATAGTCTATTCCACTTGCAGTATCGATCCAGAAGAAAACGAGCAAGTGGTTCAAGCTGTGATCGATCAGCGTTCCGACGTGAAGCTGATTCGAGAACAAAAGCACGTTCCGGGACAGCCTTCGGACGGGGGATATCAAGCTCTGTTGATCCGAGATTGA
- the aroA gene encoding 3-phosphoshikimate 1-carboxyvinyltransferase has translation MPSFVEMTPVSGPVRGSIRPPGSKSLSNRAMIVAALASGSSRLTGVLDSVDTRVMATALQQLGIETNADFEEKVIEVSGAGGMVPEKAADLWCENSGTSIRFLTAFCSIGNGEYRLDGNERMRERPIAPLIDSLVQAGIDAKCELSNGCPPVILRTSGLSTNRLEVAASMSSQYLSGLLMISPAAKNNLVLSVAGELVSRPYIDMTLALMRSFGAVVSEPTPGEFHIQASGYVGQDYDIEPDASAASYFFAVAAITGGLVTVEGLHRDALQGDVRFVDALVEMGCEAEWGENSITLTGRELRGIDIDMNEISDTAQTLACVAPFASGPTRIRNIAHNRLKETDRITAVVHELKRAGIAAEEHEDGMTISPSLPQPCTIQTYDDHRMAMSFALLGLKAPGIRIADPECTSKTYPEYFEDLESLCEGSR, from the coding sequence ATGCCATCATTCGTTGAAATGACCCCGGTTTCCGGTCCCGTCCGGGGTTCCATCCGACCTCCTGGATCGAAAAGCCTATCCAACCGGGCGATGATCGTCGCTGCCCTAGCTTCCGGATCGAGTCGCTTGACTGGCGTTCTAGACAGTGTTGACACCCGAGTCATGGCGACTGCACTTCAGCAACTTGGAATTGAGACCAACGCCGATTTCGAAGAGAAGGTGATCGAGGTTTCCGGGGCGGGAGGAATGGTTCCGGAGAAAGCGGCCGACCTGTGGTGTGAAAACAGCGGGACGAGCATTCGCTTTCTGACCGCTTTCTGCTCGATCGGGAACGGTGAATACCGGCTCGACGGAAACGAGCGCATGCGAGAACGACCGATCGCTCCGCTGATCGACTCGCTCGTGCAGGCGGGGATTGACGCTAAGTGCGAGCTGAGCAACGGTTGCCCGCCGGTGATTCTTCGTACTTCCGGGCTATCCACTAACAGGCTCGAAGTGGCAGCTTCGATGTCCAGCCAGTACCTCAGCGGGCTCTTAATGATCTCGCCTGCTGCGAAGAATAATCTCGTACTATCCGTCGCTGGGGAACTCGTTTCGCGGCCTTACATCGACATGACGCTCGCGTTGATGCGTTCCTTCGGAGCGGTTGTTAGCGAGCCGACTCCCGGAGAGTTTCATATTCAGGCGAGTGGGTATGTCGGTCAGGATTACGATATCGAACCGGATGCTTCCGCAGCGAGTTATTTCTTCGCAGTCGCTGCGATTACCGGCGGTTTAGTGACTGTCGAAGGCTTGCATCGAGACGCATTACAGGGAGACGTTCGCTTCGTCGACGCTTTGGTGGAGATGGGATGCGAAGCAGAGTGGGGAGAAAATTCCATTACTCTGACAGGCCGAGAACTTCGCGGCATCGACATCGACATGAACGAGATCAGTGACACCGCTCAGACGTTGGCCTGTGTGGCCCCCTTCGCCTCTGGACCGACGCGCATTCGAAACATTGCACACAATCGACTCAAGGAAACCGACCGCATCACCGCAGTTGTCCACGAACTGAAACGAGCAGGAATCGCAGCTGAAGAACATGAAGACGGCATGACAATTTCTCCCAGCCTCCCTCAGCCTTGTACGATTCAGACCTACGACGATCACCGGATGGCGATGAGTTTCGCTCTGTTGGGATTGAAAGCACCCGGAATTCGGATCGCCGACCCGGAATGCACTTCGAAGACGTATCCGGAGTACTTCGAGGATCTTGAGTCACTCTGTGAGGGCTCACGATGA
- a CDS encoding phosphatidylglycerophosphatase A: protein MNENHSGEDVSHRPHTKRKDKTLLERVLFILSIGLGVGAVPIAPGTVGSLLGPILVWGLQSISESPLFMIGVGVVMILIGLPICAAGIRHYGFKDPKHVVFDEIAAFPFVFAFVPLNWKTAVLGFVMFRAFDIVKPWPIGVFERLPGEWGVMLDDIVAGIFAGILLTLCWNASGPLAFLH from the coding sequence GTGAACGAAAATCATTCGGGTGAGGACGTTTCTCATCGACCTCACACCAAGCGGAAAGACAAGACCCTGCTGGAACGGGTGCTGTTCATTCTGTCGATCGGTCTTGGAGTGGGAGCCGTACCAATTGCCCCGGGAACGGTGGGAAGTCTTCTCGGGCCGATTCTCGTTTGGGGCCTTCAGTCAATCAGTGAGAGCCCACTCTTTATGATTGGCGTCGGCGTAGTGATGATTCTGATTGGCCTGCCGATTTGTGCAGCCGGGATTCGTCATTACGGTTTCAAAGACCCGAAGCATGTTGTCTTTGACGAGATTGCTGCATTTCCCTTCGTGTTCGCTTTCGTCCCGTTGAACTGGAAAACAGCAGTGCTCGGATTCGTGATGTTTCGAGCGTTCGACATCGTGAAGCCGTGGCCGATTGGTGTCTTTGAGAGATTGCCCGGCGAGTGGGGAGTCATGCTGGATGACATTGTCGCCGGAATTTTTGCAGGGATTCTGCTGACTCTGTGTTGGAACGCTAGCGGACCGTTGGCGTTTCTTCACTGA
- a CDS encoding Rieske (2Fe-2S) protein, whose amino-acid sequence MGQWVPIAKTDEVATGTSKECVVEGRIVALFSTEDGYYAIDGICAHAGGPIAEGALNGCVVTCPWHGWQYEITTGEHCLNPQIRLQTFPVKVEGDSVLVEIS is encoded by the coding sequence ATGGGGCAATGGGTTCCAATTGCCAAAACAGACGAAGTTGCAACCGGCACCAGTAAAGAATGTGTCGTCGAAGGTCGGATTGTCGCCTTGTTCTCAACGGAAGATGGCTATTATGCCATTGATGGGATCTGCGCTCATGCGGGTGGTCCCATCGCTGAGGGGGCGCTCAACGGATGTGTCGTGACCTGTCCGTGGCACGGGTGGCAATACGAGATCACCACTGGCGAGCATTGTTTGAATCCCCAAATTCGACTGCAGACCTTTCCCGTGAAGGTGGAAGGCGATTCTGTACTGGTGGAAATTTCGTGA